From Balaenoptera acutorostrata chromosome 8, mBalAcu1.1, whole genome shotgun sequence, the proteins below share one genomic window:
- the SH3BP4 gene encoding SH3 domain-binding protein 4 — protein MAAQRIRAANSSGLPRCKSEGTLIDLSEGFSEASFNDVKVPSPSALLVDNPTPFGNAKEVIAIKDYCPTNFTTLKFSKGDHLYVLDTSGGEWWYAHNTTEMGYIPSSYVQPLNYRNSTLSDSGMIDNLPDSPDEVAKELDLLGGWTDDRRESSKTYSNNPFWNGVQTNPFLNGNVPAMPSADLPTPKSTVDLLLFDTGTSSFTESSSAMTNSAGNIFDELPATSRLHAEPTVRRDNPFFRSKRSYSLSELSVLQAKSDTPASSGFFTGLKSPAPEQFQSREDFRAAWLSHRKLARSCHDLDLLGQSPGWGQTQAVETNIVCKLESSGGAVQLPDTNISIHVPEGHVAPGETQQISMKALLDPPLELNSDRCSCISPVLEVKLSTLEVKTHIVLEMKVSAEVKGDIFSKSTVGLQCLRSDSKEGPFVPIPLTYSYGDTVRVQLDNLEPCMYLAIVAHGPNILYPSTVWDFINKKVTVGLYGPKHIHPSFKTVVTIFGHDCAPKTLLVSEVTRQAPSPAPVALQLWGKHQFILSRPQDLRVCMFSNMTNYEVKASEQAKAVRGFQVKLGKVSRLIFPISCHNASELSDFTLRVQVKDDQEAILTQFCVQTPQPPPKSAIKPSGQRRFLKKNEVGKIILSPFAATTKYPTFQDRPVSSLKFGRLLKTVVRQSKNHYLLEYKKGDAIALLSEEKIRLKGQLWTKEWYIGYHQGRVGLVHAKNVLVVGKARPSLLSGPELSTAVLLEQILRPCKFLTYIYASVRTLLMENISSWRSFADALGYGNLPLTFFCRAELDSEPERVASVLEKLKEDCNSTESKDRKSFQKELMMALLKMDCQGLVVRLIQDFVLLTTAVEVAQRWRELAEKLAKVSKRQMDAYESPHRDRNGVVDSEAMWKPAYDFLLTWSHQIGDSYRDVIQELHIGLDKMKNPITKRWKHLTGTLILVNSLDILRAAAFSPVDHDDFVI, from the exons TGCCTTCTCCCAGTGCCTTGCTTGTAGACAATCCCACGCCctttggaaatgcaaaggaagTGATCGCAATCAAGGACTACTGCCCAACCAACTTCACCACCCTCAAGTTCTCCAAGGGTGACCACCTCTACGTCCTGGATACGTCAGGCGGGGAGTGGTGGTACGCACACAACACCACGGAGATGGGCTACATCCCTTCCTCTTACGTGCAGCCCTTAAACTACCGGAACTCCACCTTAAGTGACAGCGGGATGATCGACAATCTTCCAGACAGCCCGGACGAGGTAGCCAAGGAATTAGATTTGCTCGGAGGATGGACAGATGACAGGAGAGAGTCGAGCAAAACCTACAGTAATAATCCTTTCTGGAACGGTGTCCAGACAAACCCGTTTCTCAATGGGAACGTGCCAGCCATGCCCAGCGCGGACCTACCGACTCCCAAAAGCACCGTGGACTTGCTCCTCTTCGACACGGGCACATCTTCGTTCACCGAGTCCAGCTCAGCGATGACCAACAGTGCCGGCAACATCTTCGACGAGCTGCCGGCCACCAGCCGCCTTCACGCGGAGCCGACGGTCAGGCGGGACAACCCTTTCTTCCGGAGCAAGCGTTCCTACAGCCTCTCGGAACTCTCCGTCCTCCAAGCCAAGTCCGACACTCCCGCGTCCTCGGGCTTTTTCACGGGCTTGAAATCGCCGGCCCCCGAGCAGTTCCAGAGCCGGGAGGACTTCCGGGCTGCCTGGCTGAGCCACCGGAAGCTGGCCCGGTCCTGCCACGACCTGGACTTGCTGGGCCAAAGTCCCGGGTGGGGCCAGACCCAAGCGGTGGAGACGAACATCGTGTGCAAGCTGGAGAGTTCGGGGGGCGCCGTGCAGCTTCCCGACACCAACATCAGCATCCACGTGCCTGAAGGCCACGTGGCCCCAGGGGAGACGCAGCAGATCTCCATGAAGGCTCTGCTGGACCCCCCGCTGGAGCTCAACAGCGACAGGTGCAGCTGCATCAGCCCGGTGCTGGAGGTGAAGCTGAGCACCCTGGAGGTGAAAACCCACATCGTCTTGGAGATGAAGGTCTCCGCTGAGGTGAAAGGTGACATTTTCAGCAAAAGCACAGTGGGCCTCCAGTGCCTGAGGAGCGACTCAAAGGAGGGGCCCTTTGTCCCCATCCCACTCACCTACAGCTACGGGGACACGGTCCGGGTCCAGCTGGACAACCTGGAGCCTTGTATGTACCTGGCCATCGTTGCCCACGGCCCGAACATCCTCTACCCTTCCACGGTCTGGGACTTCATCAATAAAAAAGTCACCGTGGGTCTCTATGGCCCCAAACACATCCACCCATCCTTCAAGACGGTGGTGACCATTTTCGGGCATGACTGTGCCCCCAAGACCCTGCTGGTCAGCGAGGTCACCCGCCAGGCCCCTAGCCCGGCCCCAGTGGCACTGCAGCTCTGGGGCAAGCACCAGTTCATCTTGTCTAGGCCCCAGGATCTCCGAGTCTGCATGTTTTCCAACATGACCAACTACGAGGTCAAAGCCAGCGAGCAGGCCAAGGCCGTGAGAGGGTTCCAGGTGAAGCTGGGCAAGGTGAGCCGCCTCATCTTCCCCATCAGCTGCCACAACGCCAGCGAGCTCTCCGACTTCACCTTGAGGGTCCAGGTGAAAGACGACCAGGAGGCCATCCTGACCCAGTTTTGCGTCCAGACCCCACAGCCACCCCCGAAAAGTGCCATCAAGCCGTCCGGGCAGAGACGGTTCCTCAAGAAGAACGAGGTCGGGAAAATCATCCTGTCCCCGtttgctgccaccaccaagtaCCCGACTTTTCAGGACCGCCCTGTGTCCAGCCTCAAGTTCGGCAGGTTACTCAAGACGGTGGTGCGGCAGAGCAAGAACCACTACCTGCTGGAGTACAAGAAGGGGGACGCCATCGCCCTGCTCAGCGAGGAGAAGATCCGGCTGAAGGGGCAGCTGTGGACCAAGGAGTGGTACATCGGCTACCACCAGGGCAGGGTCGGCCTCGTGCACGCCAAGAACGTGCTGGTGGTGGGCAAGGCGCGGCCCAGCCTCCTGTCCGGGCCCGAGCTGAGCACGGCGGTGCTGCTGGAACAGATCCTGCGCCCGTGCAAGTTCCTCACCTACATCTACGCCTCCGTCCGCACGCTGCTCATGGAGAACATCAGTAGCTGGCGCTCCTTCGCCGACGCCCTGGGCTACGGGAACCTGCCGCTCACCTTCTTCTGCCGGGCCGAGCTGGACAGCGAGCCCGAGAGGGTGGCGTCCGTCCTGGAGAAGCTGAAGGAGGATTGTAACAGCACGGAGAGCAAAGACCGGAAGTccttccagaaggagctcatgaTG GCCTTACTGAAGATGGACTGCCAGGGCCTGGTGGTCAGACTCATCCAGGACTTCGTGCTCCTGACCACGGCTGTCGAGGTGGCCCAGCGCTGGAGGGAGCTGGCCGAGAAGCTCGCCAAGGTGTCCAAGCGACAGATGGACGCGTACGAGTCTCCTCACCGCGATAGGAACGGGGTGGTAGACAGCGAG GCCATGTGGAAGCCTGCGTACGACTTTCTACTCACCTGGAGCCACCAGATCGGGGACAGCTACCGGGATGTCATCCAGGAGCTGCACATCGGCCTGGATAAGATGAAAAACCCCATCACCAAGCGCTGGAAACACCTCACAGGGACCCTGATCCTGGTGAACTCCCTGGACATCCTGCGAGCGGCCGCTTTCAGTCCCGTGGACCACGACGACTTTGTGATTTGA